A genomic window from Osmia bicornis bicornis chromosome 6, iOsmBic2.1, whole genome shotgun sequence includes:
- the LOC114874612 gene encoding tetratricopeptide repeat protein 27, with translation MDISNKRKMTDDEIAISLLTNVIEDETVEISHYIKSILNGQYEHVINDELPSRLRTMLSDTVNFDKIVNESIEKEDMHNLWLSIGVASLLYFVQCNWTGPQVTGDIEWLKVKRKDVLKDLSLHDECNANVKMPELLYFSKIIFSNKLLQNTHKSCIWWLLRVKLLHQFILNETSGVLYEEAEELIIQINNLPLLKHVYCKTLFYIEAAQFYFYYRRIQQSEKYLELAIEAAKLNLKLEGVLGKRTKYQQEDKAQLFLKVDTGDNQFPSRDCKDLPKSLELNDDVRLEHIKFAENIKNVQLGTIEEAIILAKYTQLRLSQPKDKLTDEELKPYLTAVIDSTKNWSLKMAALYYRCILESTDKRAIERSMMQMEYLIHELKNSKVSVTNRIDMFFASGVKPIWHLEQMWAQLMLSLGLVKGALDVFLKLELWEEVITCYNLLELKHKAEEIIRQEICKKPTPKLWCLLGDTTQDPSFYEIAWKLSNERSSRAQKHWGFFYFTKKNYKEAIPHLKLSVELNNIQEDVWIRLGFAALETEDWKLAVTAYKRYCALEQTTFEAWNNLAKAYIKLGDKPKAWKSLQDAIKCNYDRWQIWDNLMIVSIDLGHFSEVIRCYHRILDLKNHHLDVQILNILTNAILNNINDSEGNPAQRLLPKVLELFGRISSFVHNNSDVWRMYGHLTALKNTDTDDEKAVQYLQQAHRAAVSDPKWFQKEESTTKILQLCCTLAEMYLQCASKCEDKKRRTLLGSAKLSLQSVVKKVKDQQWDNDKISTSLQKVEEYLNTVITELEKMKLNNL, from the exons ATggatatttcaaataaaaggaaaatgacAGATGACGAGATTGCAATTTCTTTACTAACAAATGTTATTGAAGATGaaa CTGTTGAAATATCACACTATATAAAAAGCATATTAAATGGACAATATGAACATGTTATTAATGATGAATTACCTTCAAGACTGCGTACAATGTTATCTGATACtgttaattttgataaaatagtGAATGAGAGTATAGAGAAAGAAGACATGCATAATTTATGGCTAAGTATTGGAGTAGCTTCATTATTATACTTTGTTCAATGCAATTGGACTGGCCCTCAAGTAACTGGGGACATTGAATGGTTAAAAGTTAAAAGAAAGGATGTACTTAAAGATTTATCTTTGCATGATGAATGCAATGCAAATGTTAAAATGCCAGAActcctttatttttctaagATAATATTCTCtaataaattgttacaaaataCTCATAAAAGCTGTATTTGGTGGTTGTTGAGAGTGAAACTTTTGCatcaatttatattaaatgaaacttcTGGTGTACTATACGAGGAGGCAGAAGAGTTAATTATTCAGATTAATAATTTGCCATTATTGAAACATGTTTATTGTAAAACCTTGTTTTATATTGAGGCTGCACagttttatttctattatagAAGAATTCAACAATCAGAAAAATATCTTGAACTTGCTATAGAAGCagctaaattaaatttaaagcTAGAAGGTGTACTGGGTAAACGTACAAAGTATCAACAAGAAGACAAGGCTCAACTATTTTTAAAAGTAGATACAGGAGATAATCAGTTTCCTTCTAGAGATTGTAAAGATTTACCAAAATCTTTGGAATTAAATGATGATGTCAGATTGGAACATATTAAGTTtgcagaaaatataaaaaatgtacaaTTAGGAACAATTGAAGAAGCAATAATATTAGCTAAATa cACTCAGTTGCGATTATCACAACCAAAGGATAAATTAACAGATGAAGAATTGAAACCTTATTTAACC gCAGTAATAGATAGTACAAAGAATTGGTCTTTAAAAATGGCTGCTCTTTATTATCGGTGTATATTAGAATCCACTGATAAAAGAGCCATTGAACGATCGATGATGCAAATGGAGTATTTGATACacgaattgaaaaattcaaaagtttCCGTTACAAATAGGATAGATATGTTTTTTGCAAGTGGAGTGAAACCAATTTGGCACTTGGAACAGATGTGGGCACAATTAATGTTAAGTCTTGGATTAGTAAAAGGAGCTTTAGATGTGTTTTTGAAGCTAGAGCTATGGGAAGAAGTTATTACTTGTTATAATCTGTTGGAATTGAAACATAAA GCAGAAGAAATTATTCGCCAAGAAATATGCAAAAAGCCAACACCTAAGTTATGGTGTTTATTAGGTGATACTACTCAAGATCCCAGTTTTTATGAAATAGCATGGAAGCTGTCTAATGAAAGAAGTAGTCGAGCTCAAAAACATTGGggatttttctattttacaaagaaaaat TATAAAGAAGCTATACcacatttaaaattatcagttgaattaaataatattcaggAGGACGTTTGGATAAGACTTGGCTTTGCTGCTTTGGAAACAGAAGATTGGAAATTAGCAGTAACAGCGTATAAACGTTACTGTGCTTTAGAACAAACG acATTTGAGGCATGGAATAACTTGGCAAAAGCTTATATAAAACTTGGTGATAAACCAAAAGCTTGGAAATCTCTTCAAGATGCTATCAAGTGTAATTACGATCGTTGGCAAATTTGGGATAATTTAATGATCGTTAGCATTGATTTAGGACATTTCTCAGAA gTAATTCGATGTTATCATCGTATTTTGGACCTCAAAAATCATCATTTAGACGTTCAAATTCTTAATATACTAACCAATGCTATactaaataatataaatgattcaGAGGGAAACCCAGCGCAGAGGTTGCTTCCCAAAGTTTTAGAATTATTTGGAAGAATTAGTTCCTTCGTACATAATAATTCAGATGTATGGAGAATGTACGGACACCTTACCGCACTTAAAAATACAGATACCGATGATGAAAAAGCGGTGCAGTACTTGCAACAAGCACATCGAGCTGCCGTTTCAGATCCTAAATGGTTTCAGAAGGAAGAATCAACTAcaaaaatattgcaattatGTTGTACATTGGCAGAAATGTATTTGCAGTGTGCTTCCAAATGCGAGGATAAAAAAAGGAGAACACTATTAGGAAGTGCAAAACTATCTCTTCAAAGTGTCGTAAAAAAAGTTAAAGATCAACAGTGGGACAATGACAAAATTTCTACATCCTTACAGAAAGTGGAAGAATACTTAAATACTGTAATAACTGAgttagaaaaaatgaaattgaacaatttatAG
- the LOC114874575 gene encoding uncharacterized protein LOC114874575 isoform X3 yields MPQALTSGKLKRTTSTPQILEAVSLTPSTPPLTPKMTNGVISSRTTPTPLRFATAPSQKGLMHRFLATRGKIYKPKSTVNDTLTPPTTPTITLNPLSIKAFNKSLEIQFEPDDEPKKPPVRKGYVPVEEKIQKELHEMKERENELRLMRSQMLAKSQPNLLDIGNDNDSDIYDGSSSLRSGTSSNTLNEDELEKEAKGKHKPNPRRRSTLIAQWENLIAAKKESNDKNNENDLNF; encoded by the exons ATGCCGCAAGCTTTAACTTCAGGAAAGTTAAAGAGAACAACGTCCACCCCGCAAATTCTGGAAGCAGTTAGTTTAACTCCATCGACACCACCTTTAACGCCAAAGATGACGAACGGAGTGATATCCAGTCGCACAACACCGACACCTTTACGTTTCGCGACAGCACCCAGCCAAAAAGGGTTGATGCATAG GTTTTTGGCTACCCGAGGGAAAATTTACAAACCGAAATCCACTGTTAACGACACACTGACACCACCTACCACACCTACTATCACACTGAATCCATTGAGTATTAAAGCTTTCAACAAGAGTCTGGAAATTCAATTCGAACCGGACGACGAACCTAAGAAGCCGCCGGTCAGGAAAGGATACGTTCCGGTGGAAGAAAAGATTCAGAAAGAATTGCATGAAATGAAAGAGCGAGAAAATGAGCTCAG ATTAATGCGGTCGCAGATGCTGGCGAAATCGCAACCAAATTTATTAGATATTGGAAACGACAATGATTCGGACATATATGATGGTTCGAGCTCTTTAAGAAGTGGCACCTCGTCTAACACTTTAAATGAGGATGAACTAGAAAAGGAAGCTAAAGGAAAGCACAAg CCTAATCCACGACGCCGAAGCACCCTCATCGCGCAATGGGAAAATTTGATAGCTGCAAAAAAGGAATCGAACGATAAGAACAATGAGAAcgatttaaatttctaa
- the LOC114874575 gene encoding uncharacterized protein LOC114874575 isoform X1, translating to MKMEAEHRLEQLKKATDRIQKEIEEVTEREHELRNVGSIKTTSHETVDSKVRRMPQALTSGKLKRTTSTPQILEAVSLTPSTPPLTPKMTNGVISSRTTPTPLRFATAPSQKGLMHRFLATRGKIYKPKSTVNDTLTPPTTPTITLNPLSIKAFNKSLEIQFEPDDEPKKPPVRKGYVPVEEKIQKELHEMKERENELRLMRSQMLAKSQPNLLDIGNDNDSDIYDGSSSLRSGTSSNTLNEDELEKEAKGKHKPNPRRRSTLIAQWENLIAAKKESNDKNNENDLNF from the exons ATGAAAATGGAG GCAGAGCATAGGTTGGAGCAGCTGAAGAAGGCGACTGACAGAATACAGAAAGAGATCGAAGAGGTCACGGAGAGGGAGCACGAGCTGAGGAACGTGGGCAGCATTAAAACCACATCCCACGAGACGGTTGATTCCAAG GTACGACGAATGCCGCAAGCTTTAACTTCAGGAAAGTTAAAGAGAACAACGTCCACCCCGCAAATTCTGGAAGCAGTTAGTTTAACTCCATCGACACCACCTTTAACGCCAAAGATGACGAACGGAGTGATATCCAGTCGCACAACACCGACACCTTTACGTTTCGCGACAGCACCCAGCCAAAAAGGGTTGATGCATAG GTTTTTGGCTACCCGAGGGAAAATTTACAAACCGAAATCCACTGTTAACGACACACTGACACCACCTACCACACCTACTATCACACTGAATCCATTGAGTATTAAAGCTTTCAACAAGAGTCTGGAAATTCAATTCGAACCGGACGACGAACCTAAGAAGCCGCCGGTCAGGAAAGGATACGTTCCGGTGGAAGAAAAGATTCAGAAAGAATTGCATGAAATGAAAGAGCGAGAAAATGAGCTCAG ATTAATGCGGTCGCAGATGCTGGCGAAATCGCAACCAAATTTATTAGATATTGGAAACGACAATGATTCGGACATATATGATGGTTCGAGCTCTTTAAGAAGTGGCACCTCGTCTAACACTTTAAATGAGGATGAACTAGAAAAGGAAGCTAAAGGAAAGCACAAg CCTAATCCACGACGCCGAAGCACCCTCATCGCGCAATGGGAAAATTTGATAGCTGCAAAAAAGGAATCGAACGATAAGAACAATGAGAAcgatttaaatttctaa
- the LOC114874575 gene encoding uncharacterized protein LOC114874575 isoform X2, whose amino-acid sequence MPFTVKLSFSYMTRLLSPIIMIKNAVFPVIYAREESTVRRMPQALTSGKLKRTTSTPQILEAVSLTPSTPPLTPKMTNGVISSRTTPTPLRFATAPSQKGLMHRFLATRGKIYKPKSTVNDTLTPPTTPTITLNPLSIKAFNKSLEIQFEPDDEPKKPPVRKGYVPVEEKIQKELHEMKERENELRLMRSQMLAKSQPNLLDIGNDNDSDIYDGSSSLRSGTSSNTLNEDELEKEAKGKHKPNPRRRSTLIAQWENLIAAKKESNDKNNENDLNF is encoded by the exons ATGCCGTTTACCGTAAAACTGTCTTTTTCGTACATGACGCGGCTATTGTCGCCGAtaataatgattaaaaatgCAGTTTTCCCGGTAATCTATGCTCGCGAAGAGTCTACC GTACGACGAATGCCGCAAGCTTTAACTTCAGGAAAGTTAAAGAGAACAACGTCCACCCCGCAAATTCTGGAAGCAGTTAGTTTAACTCCATCGACACCACCTTTAACGCCAAAGATGACGAACGGAGTGATATCCAGTCGCACAACACCGACACCTTTACGTTTCGCGACAGCACCCAGCCAAAAAGGGTTGATGCATAG GTTTTTGGCTACCCGAGGGAAAATTTACAAACCGAAATCCACTGTTAACGACACACTGACACCACCTACCACACCTACTATCACACTGAATCCATTGAGTATTAAAGCTTTCAACAAGAGTCTGGAAATTCAATTCGAACCGGACGACGAACCTAAGAAGCCGCCGGTCAGGAAAGGATACGTTCCGGTGGAAGAAAAGATTCAGAAAGAATTGCATGAAATGAAAGAGCGAGAAAATGAGCTCAG ATTAATGCGGTCGCAGATGCTGGCGAAATCGCAACCAAATTTATTAGATATTGGAAACGACAATGATTCGGACATATATGATGGTTCGAGCTCTTTAAGAAGTGGCACCTCGTCTAACACTTTAAATGAGGATGAACTAGAAAAGGAAGCTAAAGGAAAGCACAAg CCTAATCCACGACGCCGAAGCACCCTCATCGCGCAATGGGAAAATTTGATAGCTGCAAAAAAGGAATCGAACGATAAGAACAATGAGAAcgatttaaatttctaa
- the LOC114874577 gene encoding cyclin-dependent kinase 2-interacting protein-like isoform X2, whose amino-acid sequence MVFRTFCDINKKEVCTGIMNKEQFSPVSKISSPKSTQGRNLTGSVRHIRDLAADIHGNIQNWNTFHLQGVTLLKNISQLKQDESYSQTLQELCNKLEDVCDALDNTVKSLGDIAYQIKVTASLETPKDKLFVTWPNIKFEQVAELIYNTYYQEAKIKRKILEDVAHYYTESWKMLFLATWVHQPLVPENLTTSLESLLIETGHR is encoded by the exons ATGGTATTTCGAAcctttt GTGATATTAACAAGAAAGAGGTTTGTACAGGCATAATGAATAAAGAACAATTTTCACCTGTCAGTa AAATTTCATCTCCAAAATCAACACAAGGAAGAAACTTAACAGGTTCTGTTCGTCATATACGAGATTTAGCTGCAGATATTCatggaaatatacaaaactGGAATACATTTCATTTACAAGGAgtaacattattaaaaaacatatCTCAGCTAAAACAAGATGAATCGTATTCTCAAACTCTACAAGAATTATGCAATAAATTGGAAGATGTTTGTGATGCACTG GATAATACTGTGAAGAGTCTAGGTGATATTGCGTATCAAATAAAAGTAACAGCATCTTTAGAAACACCCAAGGATAAGCTATTTGTAACATGgccaaatataaaatttg AACAAGTAGCAGAATTAATATACAACACATACTATCAAGAAGCAAAGATAAAACGTAAAATTTTGGAAGATGTAGCTCATTATTACACAGAATCTTGGAAAATGTTGTTTCTTGCTACCTGGGTGCATCAACCATTAGTACCAGAAAATTTGACAACATCTTTGGAATCATTATTGATAGAAACTGGGCATAGATAA
- the LOC114874577 gene encoding cyclin-dependent kinase 2-interacting protein-like isoform X1, with amino-acid sequence MYFVSSHNILHCDINKKEVCTGIMNKEQFSPVSKISSPKSTQGRNLTGSVRHIRDLAADIHGNIQNWNTFHLQGVTLLKNISQLKQDESYSQTLQELCNKLEDVCDALDNTVKSLGDIAYQIKVTASLETPKDKLFVTWPNIKFEQVAELIYNTYYQEAKIKRKILEDVAHYYTESWKMLFLATWVHQPLVPENLTTSLESLLIETGHR; translated from the exons ATGTATTTTGTATCATCACACAATATTTTacatt GTGATATTAACAAGAAAGAGGTTTGTACAGGCATAATGAATAAAGAACAATTTTCACCTGTCAGTa AAATTTCATCTCCAAAATCAACACAAGGAAGAAACTTAACAGGTTCTGTTCGTCATATACGAGATTTAGCTGCAGATATTCatggaaatatacaaaactGGAATACATTTCATTTACAAGGAgtaacattattaaaaaacatatCTCAGCTAAAACAAGATGAATCGTATTCTCAAACTCTACAAGAATTATGCAATAAATTGGAAGATGTTTGTGATGCACTG GATAATACTGTGAAGAGTCTAGGTGATATTGCGTATCAAATAAAAGTAACAGCATCTTTAGAAACACCCAAGGATAAGCTATTTGTAACATGgccaaatataaaatttg AACAAGTAGCAGAATTAATATACAACACATACTATCAAGAAGCAAAGATAAAACGTAAAATTTTGGAAGATGTAGCTCATTATTACACAGAATCTTGGAAAATGTTGTTTCTTGCTACCTGGGTGCATCAACCATTAGTACCAGAAAATTTGACAACATCTTTGGAATCATTATTGATAGAAACTGGGCATAGATAA
- the LOC114874577 gene encoding cyclin-dependent kinase 2-interacting protein-like isoform X3: MNKEQFSPVSKISSPKSTQGRNLTGSVRHIRDLAADIHGNIQNWNTFHLQGVTLLKNISQLKQDESYSQTLQELCNKLEDVCDALDNTVKSLGDIAYQIKVTASLETPKDKLFVTWPNIKFEQVAELIYNTYYQEAKIKRKILEDVAHYYTESWKMLFLATWVHQPLVPENLTTSLESLLIETGHR, encoded by the exons ATGAATAAAGAACAATTTTCACCTGTCAGTa AAATTTCATCTCCAAAATCAACACAAGGAAGAAACTTAACAGGTTCTGTTCGTCATATACGAGATTTAGCTGCAGATATTCatggaaatatacaaaactGGAATACATTTCATTTACAAGGAgtaacattattaaaaaacatatCTCAGCTAAAACAAGATGAATCGTATTCTCAAACTCTACAAGAATTATGCAATAAATTGGAAGATGTTTGTGATGCACTG GATAATACTGTGAAGAGTCTAGGTGATATTGCGTATCAAATAAAAGTAACAGCATCTTTAGAAACACCCAAGGATAAGCTATTTGTAACATGgccaaatataaaatttg AACAAGTAGCAGAATTAATATACAACACATACTATCAAGAAGCAAAGATAAAACGTAAAATTTTGGAAGATGTAGCTCATTATTACACAGAATCTTGGAAAATGTTGTTTCTTGCTACCTGGGTGCATCAACCATTAGTACCAGAAAATTTGACAACATCTTTGGAATCATTATTGATAGAAACTGGGCATAGATAA
- the LOC114874573 gene encoding uncharacterized protein LOC114874573, producing the protein MAEISNSTVFTNDASSTGASDLLQQAFQQVVDDDDQNNEFVAFLQNDDNDSQTIHLTPEQAAALGLTFEVNSGEEVMYQQDQDNTISTLQQNVSTKNNINIQDQNSLSSQDSMTIDQLNYQPEEVHKSNVNELIKTECIDFQEWHMQKVPDNEHLQVQKFDNDLSLEEVSLHDQNHETQLIEHQNNMIQQNSGTQTIVLEQSKVHAVKTDVAHIKNIHENDLQYTIEDSVAQNQLNTIPNSQAQILQKLPVILPSSQFIIKPAQTILKPAKNIRLFQGSNKLTNATVNPISTVHSLNANSNPNSVLLSKATILNNLSPQIIKATPITAQLLNTSGISAQLLNTSQIITGTCEIQNQSVSTPHITNTIVNSMSGTTQNLVTSQIRLSPIVKTSQPLQRGNVQQFLTPVLKSTSSVLPKTNQIINNTSVATAIPAQFLKSVQIHPQLIKTKATISKKTAIATGMPKATVNSSAPVVLRAASIVKSQDLKTATTSSTSILKPTQISSTPISILKPQAKIAFNNSTKQNVTVTTQNDTNISNNSVNVSPKSSIVQQTGVLESGKPLQNEAIKHKLNLIVNGTNLKMNKKIKTTPIKSTVLSESSDASKPLGSSENPIQIVQQGQTFHSMQRLTPTQLKQIAHVLQQRSQEAAASNERVVYRVVFPEELDLRIRNPNNLLKSRGGKRGRPKKSAVRPSSLLPPKPPPIPDEEQEEIKDERKKVVARTRSGRLSRPPRHMVRDYKHLHHLDFLQPDLDDSDGGYSDYNTNNDKLEEEESPKELLTGLEVPKRKISDHFRCPTCNKIYLGRTRMARHFEMHPDHGSPEQLPPPTPEPELKQSGGQDPLKRKGKKRGPWAYVTPEAKSERRQIKLREAISVCEDLEIIKIAAKPVLNAQSLFDLLVLKSENNVRNFLDELKQLMDKIREKAGTMLTSMNSDEESNKDLIDISEESLCDALGLNPGLYKINNEALKKVETPICSTYDSREPPHKLQKIDNSEDGKENLEERMSSGFSESSDLSVSDFLTDRRTEAVTNPTCPEVLSALTLMRRNPSPVNSTENNKSNNVSKLLISNPEIQNQISDNPGFQKVDISSSKISNYQKPEIRKESFTKLGNSLGSTDFCKVDGNYEQSKLEHIEQTFIKLEPPEQGFVKLENGAMETYPKQNDLNSIENSTQNLAKGFQKLVSKIIPMTSSDMNCIKTVSSDTSSKVMPATSSCKISDNLTMLQDTVPIISNNCDTNIFGSSENLDMSKITQYDHIAHLDILSTSGVIDKNLLIDEKLVEQLHLVDQSNLVDELVSERLKNIMPDNILENNLIPNNSNLDADLDFEALSEEFNRNTRS; encoded by the exons ATGGCAGAAATTTCGAATTCCACTGTGTTTACAAACGATGCATCTTCTACTGGTGCTTCCGATCTTCTTCAACAAGCGTTCCAACAAGTTGTTGACGATGATGATCAGAACAATGAATTCGTCGCATTTTTACAAAATGACGACAATGATTCTCAAACCATTCACTTGACTCCGGAACAGGCAGCGGCCTTAGGGTTAACTTTCGAGGTAAATTCGGGTGAGGAGGTTATGTATCAACAGGATCAAGATAATACCATTTCAACTCTACAACAGAATGTTTCAACAAAGAATAACATTAATATACAGGACCAAAATTCGTTATCTTCTCAAGATTCTATGACAATTGATCAGTTAAATTATCAACCAGAAGAAGTACACAAGTCTAATGTTAATGAATTGATTAAAACAGAATGTATTGATTTCCAAGAATGGCATATGCAAAAAGTGCCCGATAATGAACATCTTCAAGTTCAAAAATTTGATAATGATTTATCATTAGAAGAAGTAAGCTTACATGATCAAAATCATGAAACTCAATTGATTGAACATCAAAATAATATGATTCAACAGAATTCAGGTACACAGACAATAGTTTTAGAACAATCTAAGGTACATGCAGTAAAGACAGATGTTGCAcacattaaaaatattcatgagAATGATTTACAATATACTATTGAAGACAGCGTAGCACAAAATCAACTTAATACAATACCTAATTCTCAGGCACAAATCTTACAGAAACTGCCTGTGATTTTACCATCTTcacaatttattataaaaccTGCACAAACTATACTCAAGCCAGCTAAAAATATTAGATTATTTCAAGGTTCAAACAAACTTACTAATGCCACTGTTAATCCTATTAGTACTGTACATTCGCTTAATGCCAATTCTAATCCTAATTCTGTGTTACTTTCAAAGGCAACTATATTAAATAACTTGTCCCCACAAATAATAAAAGCCACTCCCATAACAGCTCAGTTATTAAATACCAGTGGTATATCTGCACAGCTTTTGAACACTTCTCAGATAATAACGGGTACTTGTGAAATACAGAATCAGTCTGTCAGTACACCGCATATTACTAATACTATAGTAAATTCAATGTCTGGAACAACACAGAATCTTGTTACTTCGCAAATACGTTTATCGCCGATTGTAAAAACATCTCAACCTCTTCAGAGAGGAAATGttcaacaatttttaactCCGGTACTAAAAAGTACATCAAGTGTGCTTCCAAAGACTAACCaaattataaacaatacaAGTGTAGCAACAGCTATTCCTGCACAATTTTTGAAGTCAGTACAAATTCATCcccaattaattaaaacaaaagcCACGATTAGTAAGAAAACTGCTATAGCAACTGGAATGCCAAAAGCTACAGTTAATTCAAGCGCACCGGTTGTGCTTCGTGCTGCATCAATCGTTAAAAGTCAAGATTTGAAAACCGCGACGACAAGTTCTACATCTATTTTAAAACCAACTCAAATTTCTTCAACACCAATATCTATCTTGAAACCTCAAGCAAAAATTGCATTTAATAATTCAACCAAGCAAAATGTAACTGTGACAACTCAAAATGATACTAACATTTCAAACAACTCTGTAAATGTTTCACCAAAATCATCTATTGTCCAACAAACTGGTGTACTCGAATCTGGTAAACCACTGCAGAATGAGGCTATTAAACATAAACTTAATCTCATAGTAAATGGCACAAAtcttaaaatgaataaaaaaattaaaactacTCCAATTAAATCAACAGTACTAAGTGAATCTTCGGACGCATCTAAACCACTTGGATCTAGTGAGAATCCGATACAAATAGTACAACAAGGACAAACATTTCATag tatGCAACGTTTGACACCAACACAATTGAAACAAATAGCACATGTGTTGCAACAACGCAGTCAAGAAGCAGCTGCTTCAAATGAAAGGGTTGTATATAG AGTTGTATTTCCTGAAGAACTGGATTTGCGAATTAGAAATCCTAATAACTTATTAAAAAGCCGTGGTGGAAAAAGAGGCAGACCGAAAAAAAGTGCTGTTAGACCTTCTTCCTTGTTACCACCTAAGCCACCACCGATTCCTGatgaagaacaagaagaaataaaa gatgaaagaaaaaaggttGTAGCCAGAACACGATCTGGCAGACTTTCTCGGCCTCCAAGGCACATGGTACGAGATTACAAACATTTACATCATTTAGATTTCCTGCAACCTGATTTAGACGATTCAGACGGTGGTTACAGTGATTataatactaataacgataaactcgaagaagaagagtCTCCTAAGGAACTATTAACAGGCTTAGAAGTACCAAAACGAAAAATATCAGATCATTTTAGATGTCCTAcgtgtaataaaatatatttaggACGCACTCGTATGGCGAGGCACTTTGAAATGCATCCTGATCATGGTAGTCCCGAACAACTACCTCCCCCAACGCCTGAACCTGAATTAAAACAAAGCGGAGGACAAGATCCTTTGAAACGTAAGGGAAAGAAGCGGGGCCCTTGGGCATACGTTACACCGGAAGCTAAGTCAGAAAGACGTCAGATAAAGTTAAGAGAAGCTATTTCTGTATGCGAAGATCTTGAGATAATAAAGATAGCAGCAAAGCCAGTACTTAATGCACAATCACTGTTTGATCTGTTAGTACTAAAATCAGAAAATAATGTAAGAAATTTTTTGGATGAATTAAAGCAATTAATGGACAAAATACGGGAAAAGGCTGGAACAATGTTAACAAGTATGAATAGCGACGAAGAATCAAATAAGGATTTGATTGACATCAGTGAAGAATCTCTTTGTGATGCTTTGGGTCTTAATCCTggtttatataaaattaataacgaAGCTCTGAAGAAGGTTGAGACTCCTATTTGTAGTACATATGATAGCCGGGAACCTCCGCACAAGTTACAGAAAATAGACAATTCTGAGGATGGTAAAGAAAATTTGGAAGAACGAATGTCTAGTGGATTTTCTGAAAGTTCAGATCTCAGTGTCTCAGACTTTTTGACTGATAGAAGAACCGAGGCTGTAACAAATCCTACTTGCCCAGAGGTACTCTCTGCTTTAACTTTGATGAGAAGAAATCCCAGTCCTGTAAATAGTACAGAGAATAATAAATCTAACAACGTCTCGAAACTTTTAATCTCAAATCCAGAGATTCAGAATCAAATATCAGATAATCCCGGTTTTCAAAAGGTCGATATCAGTTCGTCAAAAATTTCGAACTACCAAAAACCAGAAATTCGTAAAGAAAGTTTTACGAAATTAGGGAACAGTTTAGGATCAACAGATTTCTGTAAAGTTGATGGTAATTATGAACAATCTAAGTTAGAGCATATAGAGCAAACTTTCATTAAATTAGAACCGCCAGAACAGGGTTTTGTTAAGTTAGAAAATGGTGCTATGGAAACGTATCCAAAACAAAATGATTTGAACAGTATAGAAAATAGCACTCAGAACTTGGCTAAAGGGTTTCAAAAGTTAGTCTCGAAAATAATTCCTATGACTTCGTCGGATATGAATTGCATTAAAACTGTATCATCTGATACAAGTTCTAAAGTAATGCCTGCTACATCTAGTTGCAAAATTTCAGACAACCTAACTATGCTTCAAGATACGGTACCAATAATTTCCAATAATTGTGATACTAATATATTTGGTAGTTCAGAAAATTTGGATATGTCAAAAATAACTCAGTACGACCATATTGCACACTTAGATATTTTAAGTACAAGTGGAGTGATAGACAAAAATCTAttaatcgatgaaaaattagTTGAACAACTGCATCTAGTAGATCAATCAAATTTAGTCGATGAATTAGTATCGGAACGactaaaaaatattatgcCAGATaatatattagaaaataatttgataccaaataattcaaatttagaCGCGGATCTTGATTTCGAAGCGTTAAGCGAAGAATTTAATAGGAATACCAGAAGTTGA